The Pithys albifrons albifrons isolate INPA30051 chromosome 1, PitAlb_v1, whole genome shotgun sequence genome contains the following window.
GTGACCACAAGAATTACCTACATGCTCACTTGGATGCAATGAACAGTTTCTACCCAAACCAACACATCTTCATGTATTCAAACCATTTAATTGCTAACAGGTTCTCCTTTTGAAGCTTCCTTGCAATTTTCAGAAATACCCAGATCTAAAACCAAGCCTCATTTATCACAAAAACTACACAGAACATTTAGGGCTCAGTGAATCACATGCTTTGGCCTCAAATGATTTTGCTCTCTGCTTCCCATTTTGACAAAGAAAACCGAAATGTTAAGAGTTAAGTTTGAGCTAGATATGCTTATGAGTTTGGATGGctaggctttatttttttcagctcagCTAGATTTGAAAAACAATCCTAGACAGATTAGCCCAGAGCACTCCCCAGCTCCAATGCTGGTTGCATACCAAACTTAGCAAAACATAGGGACAAGCTAGCAACATGCAGCAGCCAGTAACATCAGGTTTCAAAAAGTCTGTACTGGATCTCTGTTATGCTGAGCTTTGTCAGACTTTATATTATTCCCTACTGTTTCCTTGTTGCAGCCTGCTGACTCCAGAGTTACATTAGCCAGATTCCTGCTCTAGGGTACCCTGGGTTCTGCCaccattttcttcctctcactTCAATCCATACTTTTCCTATGaagcatattttatttccttttttttttttaatgaattgttCTTACAGTTTTCAGCCATAAAACACAGGCATAGGTTCCTCGGACTTGCTGGAAAATAAGTGGATGCCCAGTGCTCCCTGGGCAAGAGAGCTTTGGATGAGAGCAGTCCATAGAGCCAATAATGGGCCAAGGAATGCTCCAGTCCCTGAGCTGTGGGATCAGCTCCTGGGAACTGGCTGCTCTGTGGAGAAGAGAGCAGGGGCAGAGTAATTTAGCTCTGGGGAAGATTCCTAACCTCTAGCCACATCCCCTCTCCCTGTTACTGAGAAACACTAGGAAAGTATTTGCATGCAAACAAAAAGATTTGGGCAAACAGGAACCAGAGGTGCAAATgtttttagtttaaaaactCCTAAGGAATAATAGAAAGGGAACTGAAGTTGATTTGCATGGAGGCTGAGAGGAATTATCCTTTCCACTGGAATAAAACAGCAAATTCAGAGTACTGACCTAGCCAAAAAGGTTGCAGGGTAGACACTGATGATATTTCAGGGTGTAGTTCCAGGCTGTGATAAAGGAATAAGAAACAGAAGACCTACAGGGTAAAGGCAAAATCCAAATCAGACacttatttcatattttttatttcaaaaccagaaaacaaccACATTAATAAGCATATAAAATCCATCCAAAATATTCACAATGctgttacagaaaaagaaaataaagagataCCATGTGAGAAAGGCCTACACACCGGTCCAAGCCAACACACATCTGATGCAAAGTATGGAATGCTCTTATGCACAGCCATAGGGGTAATTTCCTAACATACAGATACCCCACATAGAAATACGATGTCTGGACGTGTTGGAGGGTCAAAGGAAGGGCATAGAAATCTATGTAACTGAGCCAAAATATCAAAGTCAGGACAGAAGTCTTCTGAGAATAAATATCTGGCATGTAAGCCTGATAAAAAGCTAGGTAAAAGTGGATGTAATATGATTCCATTGTGCAAAGCTGGGGTACTTCAAATTAATTCATAGGAAGCATTTCACAGCAGCAAGTTTAACTGATCTTTGCAGCTGTATCATATTAGGGAAGGTAGAAAAGTCATCACTAGTTACTGAAAATGTCAGACAGACCCCCCAGAATATACATCAATGGGAACTTCTCTAACCTGATCTGAAGCAGTACGTTGGCAGCAAAGCTTGGCCTATCCATGCCACAAAAGTCTTGCTGTCCTTCCTACCCCTCTGAGCCTTTCCTCCTTTTACCTACATCAGAATCTCTGCGCCTGCCTCTCTTCTAGGACATCCAGAAACAAATTCCAGCAGGTAGACCTGAGTTTGATCAAGTCCAAAACTGCAGACTGGATGCAGACTTGATCTTAAAGCAGGAGTTTAAATTGGACCTACCTCTGTGCTACCTTTAGACAGCTTGTGCAGGCCTGAACAGGCACACAACTGGAGTCttgacacagcactgcagctaCTGAAGTAAAGCTTCCACCCCTTGACTGCAAGTATAACTTACGTGCTACTTTTTGCCTACCTGAACTGAACTGtgctctctgggcagccaggGTGGGTGCACACACACTCTCAGCAGTATGACAAGCAGGGAGACTGACATTTACTGATGCACAATTATTGTCTGCCACATCCCTTTTAACAGAGGCACTATTATAGAGCTGTACACACCTACACAGCACACTGGTGAGCACCACAACATCATGCATATCTTCCAGAGAGGATATACAGGGCAAAAACATTTGGCCTGCGACCAAGCAGGGGACTGAGCACTACAGATCTTTTATACTACTAAACTATCAAGTTTCAGTAGCTCTGTTCTCTAGTTCTGCATCTCTACCTTTATGAATTTACATGTACCATAACTGACCATGCCTGTGTCCAGAAGGGTCGTGCTACAGGCCTCTGTAATATTTATAGGAACAATTGCtaagaaaatacagctttgaaaaataatttttgtcctTGCGCTCCTTTAAGTAACAATCTGCAAATTTCAGACTTTATGACCTACTAGAATACAACAGAGAAgccaaaaacaaaataaaattaagagaaggcaggaaaaatTACCTTCTGGTTAGCAATTACCACCCTCAATCATCCATAGAATGCTTAAAACCATGTCTGAAAATATACTCTAACAACACCCATTGTAAGTTGCAATACCACACTTTCTAATAAACACTTGGGAATAGTTATTTCAAATAGCCACCAAAAATCCCTAAGAACAGGGATTTTGGTGGAGAAACATACCTTTTCTCACAAGTACACAATTCTTTGAATTTCTTTCTGGAGGGCACAAGTAACTTAAAGGTAATGTGCATAATTAACTCTGTTGTACATACCACCCAAAATGCTCAGTCTCCTTTTTAGTACCACATTTCTCCTTTACAGTCTTATTGCACCTCAAGTCTACAGCATCTTTTGTTAGATTAGCTATTTCTCTTAAAGGTCTTCAATTTCTTTATCTGTACATTTTTGTacaccattaaaaaaataaatatttacaaagtgacatacaaataaataaactgaagtaaaagtatgttttcagtttgtctatacaaaaaaataaaagagcaggaaaaatatGCATGTGACTTGGTCCCCTTTTACCTGAGGCTAAAAAAAGTGCACACTGGATAGGAAAAAGCAATCTGGCTTTTTGGTAGGCTTGCTAAACTCCAGTGTAACACTGTACACATGTACACAAAATAGACTCAAAGGGCTGGGGACTTGTTTAACGGGTCACTTTAACTCACTACAAAAATAGTAATTAGATTCAAATACATAATGGTTGCTGTGTGCATAAGGATGTCAACCTCAAATGGCAATTTTAtgtgagaaaagcaaaaaacattGCCAGCTCTTCTCTGTTCTCCTGATATTTGTGACAGGGAAGATGAGATTATTTTTGCAAATGCCAGGTGCTTTCCAGTATGGCAGATCACCCATATCAGATTTGCTTAATGCTGGTAAGCCTGGCAGAATGGGCGAGCATGTGGGTGAAAATAGCAGCAATtgaggaggggaaaaatgtCCCAGTTCTCATGGTTTTCTTTGCTCATTCCTTTAATGACTCTTTAAGCATGTAAGAGTTGAAGAATGGGTGTTTGATGAATCTTAGGCAACTTTGTTAGGTTGTATGCTGTTGAGCTCCACCATGGGGTTCTTCTCTAAAGGGGATGTAGGGTTGGATGCTGCTCGTCCTTCAAAGCCCCTGGAGATGTCTTCAAAAGTCCTGCCCTTGGTCTCCGGCACTTTGAAGAATGTGAAGACAAAGAAGATTAccaggaaaacaaggaagatgaggaagacATAGGAGCCACATAGTTTCTGCAGGGAAGACAAAACCAGGaggttttaatttgaaaataaatctaaatGCAAGGCCATTTGCTGTTGACAGAGCAACATTCCAACAACTTTCTCCAACAATGCCCTTAGTTTTTCTCATCacagagttttttttttaaatgaaatcatGCTCCTATGGGCTTGTGAAAAACTTTAATGTTCCTAGGGGTGATCAAAATTGAGGCTTTTAAAGGGAAAGCCTTGATATGCTAAGATGGCTCTTTCAACTGTTTGAGACACCAGCAACAGCACTGCTAACCTTCAGTAACAATCACAATTGACCTGGGGACCTCTGGAAGACGCACGAGCcctctgctcaaagcagggacagcttccaggtGAGGTAAAGTTAATAAAGGTCATGGAGTCATGTGGTGAagtctccaaggatggagattctACCACATTTCTGGACACCCATTCCAAGTCTGCAGTGCTCTCACAGTGCTCTATAAACCAGGACTTACCTCTGCATAGGGGAAGAGCATTCCTACCAAGAAATTGGAGGTCCAGTTCGAACAgccagccactgccatggctgCAGGCCGTGGGCCCTGGCTGAAAAGTTCTGCAACAATGAACCATGGGATAGGGCCAGGGCCAATCTCAAAAAGAGCCACGAAGCCAAAAGTGGCAACAATGCTGATATACTTGATCCATTCCACTATGTCCTGCAAGGgaacaaaaaaattccagtttgAGGCAAACATGGCACAACACAATGCCAGCTCCAGTGTCACAACTAACTCAGCTGCACTGTGGACACTGTAGCAGCTCCCAGAGTTAGAAAATTGCACTCTACTGCACACTCAGATCTAGTGCCAGCTCTACCTGCCTACAGggcagcagagcaaagcagagcaaagtCTTATATGTCCTTTGCTGGGGTAACCATGGACAGAAGCACTGATTACTTACCTTCAGAGCTAAAGCTACAGTCAtaacagcagcacacacagccatgccacccaaaccaaccaaatgGAGGGTCCTGCGCCCTGCACGCTCCACCAGGAAGAGCTGGGAAAATggtagaagaagaaaaatccattaCTTTGGTAGCAAGAGCAAGACAGGCTCCCTTGCTCAGTGTGTCCTGCACTTCTTTCTCATCTGCCTGTAACCCTCAGTGCAGGTCACCAAGCTGCTCTATCCTTAGCCCAAGTTTTTCTGCTCTGGTTCTTGCTACTGTTTTCTCTCATCACTTCTCCCCCGTGTGCTTTTTCATCTTCCCTTTCATCTGCCCACCTCTCCTCCCACAAATGCCTTTGATGCATTCTGTTCTTTGCTCCTACAGGTCATTGCATAGCTCAGTGCTTTGCCATGGCCTGGCTACTTGTCTTTAGCCACATCTCCTAAAGAGACCCAGCCCCTGTTCCACTCACCGACACAACAGTGAAGACCGTGTTCACCACACCAGCTCCAATGGTGGCATACACAGGCTGTTTGATGCCAGCTCTTTCAAAAATGCCAGTAGAATAGTAGAATACCTGAGAAGAGAAGCAAAAGTTAGGCACAGTCATGATCTCATGTTTCAGAGCACGTCCCTCATTCTTTGCCTCATTGGCTTGCACACCCCAACAGGGAGCTTCTAAGCAGCACTCCACAGTATAAAAGAGCATGCTTCCAGTCAAGGTTCATTCACTTGGTGCAAGGCTACAGTGTCTTGCCAGGGTGCGTGAAAAGTGAAGGCCAATATCCACCTTCCATTTCAGCCATCTTTGCCATATGACAGAACAGAGACCTCCAGTCAAGGCACAGAAAGGTTTTTGGAAGTACAGTTCTCTCTGCAGCAGTGGCAAGTGCAAGTTTAGCCAGAGACAAGAGAGGTCCAGCCGATGGAACAGGAAGATAACTCACAGCATTGATGCCCgagagctgctgggagagctgcagcatGATGGCAATGATAATGGCTTGACGGTAGTTTGGGGAACGGAAGAGCTCTGGCACAGTTGCTTTCTTCTCCTGAGACATTTTAGCACTTTCTTCTTTCATCTCCTGGATGTCTTGAGACACGTCTTGTGTACCACGGAGCTTCTGGAGAACTGGAGGGAGGAATCAAAAAACATCAGGTGTCATACACACACCTACTGGCCATTGGTGCGTGTATCCATCCCTGTTATTTCAGGAAGGGCACAAGAGAAAGAGTGGAACACCTGCCAGTTGGTGTTTGGGGCTGCTACATGGGAAGGACTAAGTCTCTGCATGCAGCCTTGCTCATCTTTTCAACACAAGTCAGGGTGCCGTGATCAGCATGGAAATCAGCCCCAGGCCCTACTCATGTTGATTGATCTCCAAGCTTATATTTGATCCCAAATTCTGTTCATGTTCTTGCCAGAGCTGATCCCAGCCCTCCAAGCATCTTGTTTATTTCCTGCCTTtcaggaggaggtggcagagtagcagcagcttttcctgctgcttcccaccagGCCAGGTGCCACTCCTCACATCTTAATCCCACCTGGAGCATCTGTTGGAATGCCAGATTTCTCATACTTTCTGGCAACCTGAAGAATAGGAGGGTAGGCCTGATGCCCTCTGGGAGTCACACCCTAATCTGCCACAGGCTCCAGAGTCAGTCCTGGCCTCCCACTCAAGCTCAGTGCAGGCTGGGAGCCAGAACACTGCCCTGCCCCTGAGATGAGTTCTTACCCGCTTgtgctttctcttcttccatTTTGTTGATCAATAGGAAACGGGGGCTTTCAGGGCAGAATAGAAGACCTGCACATTGCAGGACTGCTGGGAGGACAGTGAACCCCAAAAGCAGTGGCCAAAGTGCTTCAGTCCCCATGATTGCCTCCAGGCCAAAGACCTACACCAAGAATTGGAGAGATATATGAGTGACTTAAACACCTTAATTCCTCACTCCAACCGCAGTATTACAGGACAACATACTGCACCTGACGGCAAGTACAACCCCC
Protein-coding sequences here:
- the LOC139672898 gene encoding solute carrier family 2, facilitated glucose transporter member 3 isoform X1 produces the protein MDDKKKITAPLVYAVCIAAIGSLQFGYNTGVINAPEKIIRAFFNKTLSDRSGSAVSQELLTSLWSLSVAIFSVGGMIGSFSVSLFVNRFGRRNSMLLVNVLAFAGGLLMAFSKAAKAVEMLIIGRFIIGVFCGLCTGFVPMYISEVSPTSVRGAFGTLNQLGIVVGILVAQVFGLEAIMGTEALWPLLLGFTVLPAVLQCAGLLFCPESPRFLLINKMEEEKAQAVLQKLRGTQDVSQDIQEMKEESAKMSQEKKATVPELFRSPNYRQAIIIAIMLQLSQQLSGINAVFYYSTGIFERAGIKQPVYATIGAGVVNTVFTVVSLFLVERAGRRTLHLVGLGGMAVCAAVMTVALALKDIVEWIKYISIVATFGFVALFEIGPGPIPWFIVAELFSQGPRPAAMAVAGCSNWTSNFLVGMLFPYAEKLCGSYVFLIFLVFLVIFFVFTFFKVPETKGRTFEDISRGFEGRAASNPTSPLEKNPMVELNSIQPNKVA
- the LOC139672898 gene encoding solute carrier family 2, facilitated glucose transporter member 3 isoform X3, with translation MHLRRRNSMLLVNVLAFAGGLLMAFSKAAKAVEMLIIGRFIIGVFCGLCTGFVPMYISEVSPTSVRGAFGTLNQLGIVVGILVAQVFGLEAIMGTEALWPLLLGFTVLPAVLQCAGLLFCPESPRFLLINKMEEEKAQAVLQKLRGTQDVSQDIQEMKEESAKMSQEKKATVPELFRSPNYRQAIIIAIMLQLSQQLSGINAVFYYSTGIFERAGIKQPVYATIGAGVVNTVFTVVSLFLVERAGRRTLHLVGLGGMAVCAAVMTVALALKDIVEWIKYISIVATFGFVALFEIGPGPIPWFIVAELFSQGPRPAAMAVAGCSNWTSNFLVGMLFPYAEKLCGSYVFLIFLVFLVIFFVFTFFKVPETKGRTFEDISRGFEGRAASNPTSPLEKNPMVELNSIQPNKVA
- the LOC139672898 gene encoding solute carrier family 2, facilitated glucose transporter member 3 isoform X2; translated protein: MDDKKKITAPLVYAVCIAAIGSLQFGYNTGVINAPEKIIRAFFNKTLSDRSGSAVSQELLTSLWSLSVAIFSVGGMIGSFSVSLFVNRFGRRNSMLLVNVLAFAGGLLMAFSKAAKAVEMLIIGRFIIGVFCGLCTGFVPMYISEVSPTSVRGAFGTLNQLGIVVGILVAQVFGLEAIMGTEALWPLLLGFTVLPAVLQCAGLLFCPESPRFLLINKMEEEKAQAVLQKLRGTQDVSQDIQEMKEESAKMSQEKKATVPELFRSPNYRQAIIIAIMLQLSQQLSGINAVFYYSTGIFERAGIKQPVYATIGAGVVNTVFTVVSLFLVERAGRRTLHLVGLGGMAVCAAVMTVALALKDIVEWIKYISIVATFGFVALFEIGPGPIPWFIVAELFSQGPRPAAMAVAGCSNWTSNFLVGMLFPYAECRRPRAGLLKTSPGALKDEQHPTLHPL